The Mytilus galloprovincialis chromosome 4, xbMytGall1.hap1.1, whole genome shotgun sequence genome contains a region encoding:
- the LOC143071485 gene encoding cytochrome P450 2C20-like, whose amino-acid sequence MIQWTYLELFIFITVGLFTWLWIRSRRPNNYPPGPTPLPLIGNFHNISDGDFLKAVRDLRKKHGDIFSMSLGTYWVIVVNDADNIRELLNSRGEKMLDRPPIYILKLNDSYGIPSASGRLWKEHRTFALNKLKNFGFGKRNFESRILEEVEVFLDSLKGFEEKPVDLRDIINISISNNVMSIVIGRRFDYDDPKFKYYIDLLGHNFRNLEVAGVLAFLPEIFTKIPGDPFGAHKLDDLIAKTREFYINEVKEHKEHFDDNNINDFIDAFIKEMRERKDEENTTFTDKQLTAVVGDLFSTGTETTSTTIMWAILYLIRNKHIQEKMHQEIVDVVGHSRLPNMADKPHLPYCEAVILEALRLGNIVPFAIPYYVTEDFEYKGYMFPKGAIIFLSIDSALSSEKTFPNSDEFNPDRFIDAVGNLHSQEKILAFSAGRRVCLGESLARMELFLYLTSMVQRYEFLSPEGQDLPSTKGHLGITRTPLPYDCRAVLRS is encoded by the exons ATGATTCAATGGACATACTTAGAGCTGTTTATATTTATAACTGTGGGGCTATTTACATGGCTATGGATACGATCAAGAAGACCGAACAATTATCCACCTGGCCCAACGCCACTTCCGCTGATAGGGAACTTCCATAACATCTCTGATGGAGATTTTCTTAAAGCAGTCCGAGATCTCAGGAAAAAACATGGCGATATTTTTAGCATGTCACTTGGAACCTATTGGGTGATAGTTGTCAATGATGCAGATAACATTCGTGAATTGCTTAACTCGAGAGGAGAAAAGATGTTAGACAGACCACCaatttatatattgaaattaaacGACAGTTATG GCATCCCGTCAGCCAGTGGAAGATTATGGAAAGAACATAGAACATTTGctttaaacaaattaaagaattttggaTTTGGTAAGCGCAATTTTGAATCCAGGATTTTGGAAGAAGTAGAGGTATTTTTAGATTCCCTGAAAGGATTTGAAGAAAAACCTGTCGATTTAAGGGACATAATTAACATAAGTATATCCAATAATGTTATGTCAATTGTGATTGGACGAAGATTCGATTATGACGATCctaaattcaaatattatattgaccTTCTGGGTCATAATTTCAGAAATTTGGAAGTAGCAGGTGTGTTGGCATTCTTACCCGAGATTTTCACCAAAATACCAGGTGATCCGTTCGGAGCTCACAAGCTAGACGATCTTATTGCTAAAACTAGAGAGTTTTATATTAACGAAGTAAAGGAGCACAAGGAACATTTTGACGACAATAACATCAACGATTTTATTGATGCCTTTATCAAAGAAATGAGAGAAAGAAAAGATGAAGAGAACACCACTTTTACAG ATAAGCAGTTGACTGCAGTTGTTGGAGACCTTTTCTCAACAGGAACAGAAACTACATCCACAACAATCATGTGGGCAATCCTATACCTCATTCGCAATAAACATATTCAAGAAAAGATGCACCAAGAAATTGTAGACGTTGTCGGACATTCTCGTTTACCAAATATGGCGGACAAACCACACCTACCGTACTGTGAGGCTGTTATACTTGAGGCATTACGATTAGGAAACATAGTTCCATTTGCTATTCCATACTATGTAACTGAGGATTTCGAATACAAAGGATATATGTTTCCTAAAGGAGCCATCATATTTCTAAGCATTGATTCTGCTTTATCAAGTGAAAAAACATTTCCAAACAGCGATGAATTTAATCCAGACCGTTTTATTGATGCAGTCGGCAATTTACATAGCCAGGAGAAAATTCTAGCTTTCTCAGCAG GTAGGAGGGTTTGTCTTGGAGAATCTTTAGCCAGAATGGAGTTGTTTCTGTATCTGACTTCAATGGTGCAAAGATATGAGTTTCTCTCACCGGAAGGACAGGATCTCCCATCTACTAAAGGACACCTAGGCATAACTCGCACACCATTGCCATATGACTGTAGAGCTGTTCTACGTAGCTGA